Proteins from a single region of Oreochromis niloticus isolate F11D_XX linkage group LG7, O_niloticus_UMD_NMBU, whole genome shotgun sequence:
- the rnf170 gene encoding E3 ubiquitin-protein ligase RNF170: MEDGQHGDLDYLIQDEDTLIEGVSNQVLFVVVLSVAFLAGLLTLLCRQEQQNIHPENQEHVRAVRQQLQTEQDENPQAEARQQYYTDMSCPVCLQQAVLPVETNCGHLFCGSCIIAYWRYGTWLGAINCPICRQMVTLLFPLFHEHASPQRVQDGEAEPQLILRDINDYNRRFSGQPRSFMDRLRDVPTLLRHAFREMFTVGGLFWMFRIRILLCLIGAITYLASPLDILPEALFGLLGFMDDFFVILLLFVYISIMYREVVTQRLNG; the protein is encoded by the exons ATGGAGGACGGTCAGCATGGGGACTTGGATTACTTGATCCAAGATGAGGACACTCTCATTGAAGGTGTCAGCAACCAGGTCTTATTTGTGGTGGTGCTCAGTGTCGCCTTCCTTGCAGGCCTCCTCACTCTCCTCTGCAG ACAAGAGCAGCAAAATATTCATCCTGAGAATCAGGAGCACGTAAGAGCCGTCCGACAACAGCTCCAGACCGAGCAG GATGAAAATCCCCAGGCTGAAGCCAGGCAGCAGTATTACACAGACATGTCATGTCCTGTATGTTTACAGCAGGCTGTTCTGCCTGTGGAAACCAATTGTGGACACCTTTTCTGCG GCTCCTGCATCATAGCCTACTGGAGGTACGGCACCTGGCTGGGAGCTATTAACTGCCCCATCTGCAGACAAATG GTAACGTTGCTCTTTCCACTCTTTCATGAGCACGCCAGTCCTCAGAGGGTGCAGGATGGGGAAGCTGAACCTCAACTAATATTAAGAGATATCAATGATTACAACCGCAGGTTTTCCGGACAGCCGAGATCG TTTATGGACAGGCTGCGGGATGTGCCCACTCTGCTTCGTCACGCCTTTAGAGAGATGTTTACTGTGGGTGGCCTCTTCTGGATGTTCAGGATTCGAATTCTTCTCTGCCTCATTGGGGCAATCACCTACCTGGCCTCTCCGCTCGACATCCTCCCCGAAGCGCTCTTTGGTCTTCTGGGATTCATGGACGATTTCTTTGTAATCCTACTTCTCTTTGTGTACATCTCTATCATGTACAGAGAGGTGGTCACACAGAGACTGAACGGCTAG
- the gpn3 gene encoding GPN-loop GTPase 3 produces the protein MPRYAQLVMGPAGSGKSTYCSTMVQHSETLNRSVQVVNLDPAAEHFDYPVMADIRELIQVDDVMEDDSLRFGPNGGLVFCMEYFANNFDWLEESLGHVEDDYILFDCPGQIELYTHLPVMKQLVEQLQQWEFRVCGVFLVDSQFMVESFKFISGVMAALSAMVSLEIPQVNIMTKMDLLSPKAKKEIEKYLDPDMYSMMEDGSNTIRSKKFKKLTKAICGLIDDYSIVRFLPFDRTDEEGINIVLQHIDFSIQYGEDLEFKEPKEVEEEPANLNYDEIFQDKVNS, from the exons ATGCCTCGTTATGCACAGCTAGTGATGGGTCCTGCGGGTAGCGGTAAG AGTACCTACTGCTCCACCATGGTCCAGCATTCAGAGACCTTAAACCGTTCAGTTCAGGTGGTCAATCTGGACCCAGCAGCTGAGCACTTTGATTACCCTGTCATGGCAG ACATCCGTGAGCTTATTCAGGTGGATGACGTGATGGAGGACGATTCTTTAAGATTTGGCCCAAACGGAGGTCTGGTTTTCTGCATGGAGTACTTCGCAAACAACTTTGATTGGCTGGAGGAAAGCCTGGGTCACGTGGAAGATGACTACATATTGTTTGACTGCCCAG GGCAGATTGAGCTGTACACACACCTCCCTGTAATGAAGCAGCTGgtggagcagctccagcagtGGGAGTTTCGGGTTTGTGGAGTTTTCCTTGTTGACTCACAGTTCATGGTGGAGTCTTTTAAG TTTATCTCTGGAGTCATGGCTGCCCTCAGTGCTATGGTGTCATTAGAGATTCCTCAGGTAAACATCATGACAAAAATGGATCTGCTTAGCCCCAAAGCAAAGAAGGAGATTGAAAA ATACCTGGACCCAGACATGTACTCAATGATGGAAGACGGCTCCAACACAATCAGAAGCAAAAAGTTCAAGAAGCTAACCAAAGCTATTTGTGGTCTT ATTGATGACTACAGTATAGTAAGATTCCTCCCTTTTGACCGCACTGATGAAGAAGGTATTAACATAGTACTGCAACACATTGACTTCTCAATACAGTATGGAGAGGACCTGGAGTTTAAGGAGCCAAAG GAGGTTGAGgaagagcctgctaacctaaaTTATGATGAGATTTTTCAAGACAAAGTGAACAGCTAA